CAATTGTGTTTTATAATCACCCACACAAAATACGAAGAGCCAAAAAATGTATTATCCGCCGTTTTGCGGTAGTATTTTGAAAATGGAGTCAAATATGGGGATTATTGAACGGTATCCATACACTGCAAACCCCTTGGGGATATGATTTGATACTGTGACTTCTCGCTGTTTCTGGTCGGTATGTAATCTAATCGAATCGTTGGGCAGGGGAATGGACTGCCTCCATCCGGGGTTCTGTCTCAGAGGGGCGGAGGACAGCAGACTCTCTTTGGTAGTCCAAACCATTACATGCCATGTGACCAATACATACCGTTCATTCCACAAACTGAATTGAGAAAATCTGCAATTAATTGTGATAATATGGACCGAACAACGAATCCCCGAATTCTGTTCGTATTAATGGGGTATTCTCCTGACGACAACGGTGCTCAGGCAACAAGAGCAGTCAGCCTGTTTCATGAAATAAAAACCTATTTTTCTGACACCTCACTGATCATGAAAGAAGGGGAGAACCCATCTGTTGAAGACGGCTACAACCTCATAAAGCCAAGGTTTTCATTGGAAGGAAATGGGATATTATTGAAAGGCATTCTTTTCAGGGTTCAGATGACACTCGCTATAATCAGATTTGTTCATAAAAGACATATTACCTCCATAATTCTTCGTGGATATGATACCATACTTCTGTTTCCGTTTTTAAAGGTTCAAAAGGTGAAAATATTCTATGATTTTCATGGCAGATACAATCTGGAATTAACCCAGCAAAACAGGCATCTACGGGCTGCATTCACCAGAATGTGTGACAAATTTATTCTGAAACATACAGACAAAATACTCACCGTAAGTGAGGGAATACAATCACAGATCCCGGAGTATCGCTATAAATGTCTCCCCCTTCAAAATGGCGTTGACGTTCAGGCAATAGAAGACGCCAAAAACCGGCAACCAGTCATGGACATTCCTGAGAATGAATATATTGTAGGGTTTATCGGCAACTGGGAACCGGTGATGAGAATCGATGATATTTGTAATGCTGTGGAAATAATCGACAATACAACTGCACTGATCATTGGAAAGGGGTATAATGCAAATGAGATTTTTTCACAATACCGCAGTAAAAAAACTATATTTACGGGCCGGATAAACCAAAAAGATGCATTATTTTTATTGCATAAGATGGATGTCTGTATCATTCCCTATGATAAAAACCACTATATGTCTAAAATCAATAACTTTTTTTCGAATCGGAAAGTCTATGAATATCTGTCTGCCGGAAAACCTATCATCGTATCAAATATTGAGGCAAGACCTGCATTCTTAATTGACAATGTAAATTGTCTGACATATGAATCCGGAGACGCTCGTGATCTGGCAGGAAAAATATCTGAGCTCATACACAATCCGATACGTGCAGAAGAAATGAGCAAAAATAACACAGAACTCGCAAAAA
Above is a window of Methanogenium organophilum DNA encoding:
- a CDS encoding glycosyltransferase family 4 protein, coding for MDRTTNPRILFVLMGYSPDDNGAQATRAVSLFHEIKTYFSDTSLIMKEGENPSVEDGYNLIKPRFSLEGNGILLKGILFRVQMTLAIIRFVHKRHITSIILRGYDTILLFPFLKVQKVKIFYDFHGRYNLELTQQNRHLRAAFTRMCDKFILKHTDKILTVSEGIQSQIPEYRYKCLPLQNGVDVQAIEDAKNRQPVMDIPENEYIVGFIGNWEPVMRIDDICNAVEIIDNTTALIIGKGYNANEIFSQYRSKKTIFTGRINQKDALFLLHKMDVCIIPYDKNHYMSKINNFFSNRKVYEYLSAGKPIIVSNIEARPAFLIDNVNCLTYESGDARDLAGKISELIHNPIRAEEMSKNNTELAKKFTWKNLVEESGIVSELKLHY